From Persicobacter psychrovividus, the proteins below share one genomic window:
- a CDS encoding BamA/TamA family outer membrane protein: protein MNKISIYTILLLLCSFSVNAFDHQEEKEEIEAHTSGPKVGKLYLSPIPVIASNPAFGFVYGVAASGGMFMGDPNSTRISSALLTVTNTTNNQLMFTFKPIVYTANDTWNLMGDYRLLFSSQNTYGLGSDKVVTPTGNLLGEQPMEFDMIRLYQTALRKVKTNLYVGVGYHLDILSNINDELLDLDNEIYTDHYRYSIDKGFDPEEYNLSGFSTNIIYDSRDNVANPYHGRYAYASFKYNPTWLGSTKNSSSLWLEYRDYFSVSKNRERDLIAIWSYANFVTSGDVPYMLLPALGWDQMGRSGRAFPQGRFRGENIFYFEGEYRFGLPLLNSKPDLFGGVLFANATTVSSEMDQVKLFDAIQVAAGAGLRIMLNKKTRTNISLDYGMSLNGESAFYIGLTEYF, encoded by the coding sequence ATGAATAAGATTTCAATATATACTATCCTATTACTTTTATGTAGTTTCAGTGTAAACGCATTTGATCATCAGGAGGAAAAAGAAGAAATTGAAGCGCATACTTCGGGGCCGAAAGTTGGTAAATTGTACCTTTCGCCTATCCCTGTTATTGCCTCCAATCCTGCATTTGGTTTTGTTTATGGGGTGGCTGCTTCTGGAGGTATGTTTATGGGCGATCCCAATAGCACGCGTATTTCATCGGCTTTACTGACCGTTACCAACACAACGAATAATCAGCTGATGTTTACTTTCAAGCCGATTGTATATACGGCCAACGATACCTGGAATTTGATGGGCGATTACCGTTTGTTATTCTCTTCTCAGAATACTTATGGTTTGGGGTCTGACAAGGTGGTGACACCAACGGGAAATTTGCTTGGCGAACAGCCGATGGAGTTTGACATGATCCGCCTTTATCAGACGGCATTAAGAAAAGTCAAGACCAACCTGTATGTGGGGGTGGGTTACCATTTGGATATCCTTTCCAATATCAATGATGAATTATTGGATTTGGATAATGAAATTTACACCGATCACTATCGATATAGTATAGACAAAGGGTTTGATCCCGAAGAATATAACCTGTCTGGTTTTTCTACCAATATCATTTATGACAGCCGCGATAATGTCGCCAATCCATATCATGGTCGATACGCTTATGCCTCTTTCAAGTATAACCCAACCTGGCTGGGAAGTACCAAGAATTCTTCCTCGCTGTGGCTTGAGTACCGCGATTATTTCAGTGTGTCAAAAAACAGAGAACGGGATCTTATCGCCATCTGGTCTTATGCCAATTTTGTTACCAGTGGCGATGTTCCCTATATGCTGCTTCCTGCCCTTGGCTGGGATCAGATGGGGCGTTCAGGACGGGCATTTCCACAGGGAAGGTTCCGAGGAGAGAACATTTTCTATTTTGAAGGGGAATACCGCTTTGGGCTTCCATTGCTGAACAGTAAGCCGGATCTTTTTGGAGGGGTGCTCTTTGCCAATGCGACTACGGTATCTTCAGAGATGGATCAAGTGAAATTGTTCGATGCAATTCAGGTGGCTGCAGGGGCAGGATTAAGGATTATGCTCAATAAAAAGACGCGAACCAATATTTCATTGGATTACGGAATGTCCTTGAATGGAGAGAGTGCCTTTTATATTGGCTTGACAGAATATTTTTAA